TTcagcttatcctatggtcatctagcctatgtttttaccgaacattatatattaaatgcacgaaacctaaaccataccttggctggtTTCCTTGTAGTAATTAAGGCAACTCACTAAACAAACATAGCCCCCTAAAAGTTTAATAAACACTAGGTTcaacttcctccaagttccaatatccacaatttcaaactccaattatttattcacaacctaatacacattcagaacatatatatacccaatttaatacccaAAGCTCAAATTCAGTAAAATCAAAATGGAATTATGGTATcatcaccttacccaagcttcatataagcaagagtgaacgtttccctcaagctaattggatcctaaaagaTCAAAAGTAAAGAAATTCAACACCCCtacaatatttttgaaaattgggggAAAGGAGTGGCTGAGAGTAATTAAtggcttacctatgaaattgttccggtaaaAACATAGAGCTCGACACGGTGGTCACGTGGTTGCAAATGATGCGACAATCAGAACTCGACAGAGGAGTTACGGTGATTTGAGTTTACCGTAAGGTTAGAGaaatttctttcttctctcctctgtATGGCTTCAGCATGTTCTGAAataaggaggaggaagaagagcccTTGGCTCATTTAAGTGCTGGGCCGATTGGGCCCACAAGCCCGGTTCAATCGGTCCGAcccattcggtccaatcttgggccgaatttctttaaattagtgttaaaatttttgttttgatgagctctatcctaatttaatataatattcacatttctaattttttattaaaaaattaatttattgactaattattttctaatttaacggggtttacaTCATACCCACCTAagaaagaattttgccctcaaaattcaaatttagttACTTAAAAAGAGATGTGGGTAGTCTtttcgcatatctgattcgagttTCCAAGTATGTTCCTCaataccagctcgactccaagctacttttaccaatgatacttccttCCTGCGCAATTGTTTAACGCTAGTGTCATCGATTCTCACCGGAATTACTGGAAGTGTTAAATCTTCTCTCACTTGAATCGGTTCCGGTTCCAGAACACGACTTGTGTCAGGAGTATatttccgaagctgtgacacatgaaacacgtcgtgcaagtTCGAAAGATATGGCGGCAAAGCAATCCTATAAGCCACCGGCCCAATTCTTTTCAGGATCTCAAAtggtccaatataacggggattcaaTTACTTAGTCTTAATGgctcttcccactccagtggttggtgtaaccTTCAAAAATACATGCTCCCTTTCCTCAAATTCCAAAGGCTTTTGTCTTtgatcagcatagctcttctgATAGCTTTGGGCTAgctacgaatcttctttatctgctgagtagtttcagctatcatctcaggTCATAATAAActtctttctccagtttcataccaacatagtggggATTGGCATTTCCTGCCATatagagcctcatatggagccattccgatgctcacaTGGTAGCTGGTTATTATAAGCAAACTCCACtagtggcatataccgatcccagctcgCCGGCTGATCCAAgacacaagcccttagcatatcctccaaggtctggATAGTTCTATCTGattgaccatctgtctgagggtgatatgcTATACTCAAacttaactgagtcccaaatgtACGTTGAAAggctccccagaaccttgatgtgaaacgaggatctctgtcAGATATAATGGTGGAAGGCACGCCGTGCAATCTGACAACCTCTTTGATGTACATTCGAGCCAATTCttccattgtgcaacttattcgaATGGGGAaaaagtgagctgattttgttagttggtccacaaccacccaaatagcatcacaacCAGTTCGAGTCCTAGGTAAACCCGTCACAAAATCTATTGCgatacttttccattttcattgtggaatctctaaaggctgaagggttcctgatggtctctgatgctcaattttaaccttctgacacgttaaacatttagatacatgcatcgccacatcattctttatccctggccaccagaacatcgctttcagatcttgatacattttggtgcttcctggatggattgAAAACCCGCTtttatgagcttccttcaagatacttTGCCACAAATCTCCGACGTTTGgcacaataatccggttcttgaacctcTATAACCCATTCTTATCTTCTGATACTTTCCACTATTTTTCATGTTCAATTTCCGGCAATACCTTACGTAACGCTTTACCATCTTGATGAGGTTTTTAGAAGTTTCGATTTAAAATTACTTGAAATTTGCAACTGACTCAAACATAGAATTCTGGATTCTTTCTTAACTCCCAGTTTCAAACCCTGCAATGCCTTTAGTAACTCTTCTTCTCgcagcatcatccaagctgcatataaagacttccAACTCAAGGCGtccgccacaacgttcgctttCCCTGAATGGTAATTCAATTCGAAATCATAGTCgttcagaagctccatccacctcctctaacgcatattcaactctttctacTCAAatagatacttcaaactcttatgatcTGAGAAGACATGAAACTCAAtaccatagagataatgcctccagatTTTCAAAGCAAATacaacagcagcaagttctaaGTCATGAGTCAGATAGTTCATCTCATGCGGCTTTAATTTCCGTGAGGCGTATGCCACAATATTTCGATGCTGCATTAGAACACACCCCAAACCCTTTAATGATGCATCATagtacacttcaaacggttcacttgGCTCAATCAATACCAGCACGGGTGCAGTAGTCAACCTTTGCTTCAATGCTTGAAAACTCTCCTCACACTCTAAAGTCCAGACAAAAGGTGTATCCTTCCTAatcaacttagttaaaggtaaggcaagctgtgaaaatcccttaatgaatcttCGATAGTACCCCACCaaac
The sequence above is drawn from the Arachis hypogaea cultivar Tifrunner chromosome 4, arahy.Tifrunner.gnm2.J5K5, whole genome shotgun sequence genome and encodes:
- the LOC112795284 gene encoding uncharacterized protein; the encoded protein is MEELARMYIKEVVRLHGVPSTIISDRDPRFTSRFWGAFQRTFGTQLSLSIAYHPQTDGQSDRTIQTLEDMLRACVLDQPASWDRIGPVAYRIALPPYLSNLHDVFHVSQLRKYTPDTSRVLEPEPIQVREDLTLPVIPVRIDDTSVKQLRRKEVSLVKVAWSRAGIEEHTWKLESDMRKDYPHLFLSN